The sequence below is a genomic window from Glycine max cultivar Williams 82 chromosome 20, Glycine_max_v4.0, whole genome shotgun sequence.
AAGGTAAATggttatttctaaaataaaatttttaattttaaaagtaatcttaattttttttctagattttataataataataataataataataataataataataataataataataataataataataatatgatgatgatggtgaaacatacatacaaaattatatataaattaatttaaatatgatgAATAACTCAAAATGTTAAATGAAGACAAAATCAGATGATCATAGCCTATTGTACATTTTacgttttaagtttttatttgacTACTCAAAATGTTTCCACAAGGGTTGCTATATAGGTTAAAATACGATTCTAAAAACTTGAAGTGAAAGTTACTACTATaaaatatagatagatagataattttcttgtttcaaaaaaagtaaattaggaAAAATGAGAGTCACGAGCTCTGCACTTCCACAAAAGTGATATTATGTCTTGGGCTTTGACGaagcaattaataaaaaaatattcacacgTATTTTAATCAAGGATTGAAATTTGATATCTGATATCAAGAACAAAAGTGTTGAAAATTTATGGATCATTAACAGTCTTTCTAACTGACTAACTACCGTTCTACTAACAAACAAAATTAGCTTTATATTTgtaatgaaatattaaataatgagGTATGAACTAGAGCCATTAATGAGGTATTAACGGTTTGTAGCACCAGCCATAAGTCTTTTGATAAGCGCTACTATTTGTTTTTGGCTGATCTCATATATAGAGGAGAAGTTTTCTAAAGTAACCGCCAACTCCGTGCATGTCTGATCATTTATTTTTGGTCATTGTCTAACTGGTTTCTTTCACAGCCTGTAAACTTTATACAGATTTGCTCATTGACAGCCGTAAGAGCAATGACCTTAAAAGAAATCAACCTGGCTTACAAGCTAGTTATCCCAAGCCTGTATAGAGCGATAACAGCATACTAAGAACTCCCAAAGAAGAGTAGATttgtaataagaaaaataaggatGTGAGATGAAAAATCAAGTATTCATAATGGGTGGACGAGACTGTGACAACTTCATTCAGGGGTATTACAGGTGACTGGAAAGAAAGTATTAAGTGTGCGGGTGCTAACTTTTCTGACTAAAGTCCACATCGAAGGGTATACCAAGAGCAAGTAAGCAGCTTATGCTATAAAATGAAAGGGTCGTTTGTTTTGTTACTCACGGAGCCGTGTGATAAGCACAGAGCGAACTATTCTTTCGCCTTTTACTAAAGAATACCGTGTGCTTGTCACTTCAAGCGGCATACGGCCAATTTTTGGAAGAGCTTTCCTGTTAGGAAAGTTCTGCATTATCAGTTTAAAATTTGTGTTCATTTAATTTCTCTAACTAGATGCTGCCTTCTTCAAACCTAAAGTATTAgggaatttttaaattgattgtttgGATAATGCTAAGGgctgaattttgaatttgacccaaaaattattattagaataaaGTTGTTCTACTATGGTGGGGTTTGTCTCATATCTGTGTGTAAACTAATTCTATGGTATTTATGTGGGTTCTCATAGCCAACATGGATGCATCGTAGAAGTACACAGTAACTTGTAGGGATACTGAGATAATTATGCCATTGTGGTTATCCTGTGCAATTCTCCTTGAATTACTGCATAGAAGACTTTTCAGTCTCAAGGAACTTACTCATTACTTCTACTTTTGGTGATATATCTCGAAATAGTAAGAACAAGATCACTTGCTCTTGATCTTGAACAAAATTAATTGGCTTTATGTAAAATCTCACTGTTAAACCTTTTTCGTATTCCTGATATTAACATTCCAAGATCAGAGTGTTGTAAGAGCAATGACCTCTTAAAAGAAATCAACCTAACATACAAACTAGTTATCCCAAGCCTAGAGGTCTTTATAGAGTGATAACAGTACACTAAAAGTCTCAAAGAAGATTAGATTAGTAAATATGAAAGAGCGAAAGAAAACTATGATAGCAATCTAAAAAGTTTTCATTCTGGGGTGTGCAGAAAGGATCAAGTGTGTGGCTGCATATACTTCTGAACAGAGCCCACATCGAGTGGTATACTAAGAGATAAGCTGCTTTTGCTATAAAATGAAAAGGTTAGCTGTCTCTTTATTCACGGAGTCGTGTGATGAATGCAAAGCGAACTATTCTTTCGCCTTTTACTAAAGAATACCGTGTATTCGTCATCTTAAGCGGCATACgtcaattttttaaagagtCCTTCTGTTTTGAAGGCTCTGCAATGTATTTTCAATAGTTGATCTTGCTCATGAACTTCTGTTCATTTGTATTTCTGTTCTATACTGCAGTTATCCGAAGAATTGTAAACCAACATTGGATATATGCATAGATTCCAGATTAGCCAATTAGAGTTGAGCCTATATTTTACTTGTTATGTCATGTGCTTCATTATGTATCATGCCTTCTGTCttctatattaaatttttttattggatcacTCATAAGTGGTCTGTTGAAATATACCTGGTTTCTTCTGCAGTTTGATGCATTGGTTGCAGCGCTTCCAATATCTGTGTCAGGTGAAGAAGCGCAGCTTAAGAGGATTTCAGAACTACAGGTATGGAACTCACAGTTCAGAGTGTACATGTGATTGACTGGTGTACTTAATAACAAGTAATATAATTGTAACAAACAGTGCTTATGTTTTTACATTGTTTCTGCATTTTTCCTTCCAGGCTGAAAATGATGCAATAGGCCAAGAACTTCAGAAGCAGTTGGAAGCTGCAGGTCTGTGTCCagttttctgtttttctctGAAGTCTGAGCTTCTATCTTGATTTCTCTTTTATAACACATGAAAGTGTAAATTCATGTTAAATCGCAAAAATGAGTTCAAAGTTAGATTCTTAGAAAAAGATGTCCCGAGGCACAATTTTCATAAATACAAAAGTATTTTCTTCGTGCAATATTATGCATTTTATAGGCTGTACAGCTGTTGAAATTTGGCAAAGGCTGGCATGCATCTTTGTTTGCTTTATATGTGATTCTTATCCAAACTAAGAttctcaaaaatcaaaataacaagCTTTGTTTTAATGTGCATTCACTTATTGTTGAAAATGcactaatattaaaattataaacgaCATGTGCTTTGGATTTTAGCATGTTTTTGAGAAGGTATGTGTGACTCTACCTAACACTTTGTGTGTTCAACCAAACAGAAAAGGAATTGAATTAGGTTCAGGAGCTGTCTAGGCAAGCATCAGATAATTGTTTGAACTTGAAGAAACCAGATGAGAGTTAGCTACTTGTGTTCCAGGCAAGGTCAGAAGATGAATTTGACCACAAGCAGGGACTACTGCAGgagaattttccttttctcctttttcgTATGTTGTAACTTTTGCATGACACGTGATGTTTTGCCGAAATTGATCAACAGTTGAGATACTGGTAATTATCTTTCTTTGTATTCCGAAAAGTAGACATTCTGCAGTGATAGTTTTTTAGGGAAGCTCGCGAAAATTGTGCAatttaagtcattttatttACTAGTTAAGTCATGCGTATGTAATAACTAAACCGTTTCATTTGCTGTACAAAGAaagcctttttttattttgtgatacaaattatgaaatgtactctacagttttttttttaatagattttgataaaatttatcaagattttttttttataatttttttataaaaaaaatggtttaactatgatattttaaaagtaacgtaacctaatttttgtttgattaaataaacaaaactatTTTATAGTGTAAATAAGATATAACTTGTAgctataaaaaaagatataatttgTAAATTTCAATCATTTCTACTTAACCAAAAATGCCTAAAAAAAGGTTTCCAAAATCAAATTCTACTCGTGACAAAATTGTATAAATGAACAACGAATGAGCattatttcacttttttcttctaaagGGGGGTGTTCAGTACAAAATTCATTTCTATCAGTAAAGTTACAGTGTACCGTGGCACATGAGCAATATTAATGTACATTAACTTATCTGTAAAATGTTTGTTACGAAGTTTCATGAAGCTGTTTTGTCCAGTCAAAATGTTTCCACTCTTTGGAAAAGCTTTCAACTGCTTGCTTTTGTACCTCCACAGCCTCGTAGCGTCGTCGCCTATACATGTCCTCCTCTGCCAAATGTAGCATGCCTCTTATGACATTCAAGCCAAGGCTGATGTTAAACTGCTTTTCATCATCAATAACATGGACAAAACCCTTGTTTAGACCAAATTCAACGTGAAAATATGGAAAGTGCTTAGGAATTGAATTGCGCAATCCCTTTTGACTTGTATCAATAAGTTTCTTTGCATTGTGCTGGCTCCACTCATCTTCAGCTTCATCAATAGCCTGTGACGACCCAATTTAaagagtttaaaattttataacattcatagaaaataataacataaatattaaatgaagtaATTATGGATAGAAAGAAGACAACCATCAACAACAAAGCACAAGATACAATGGATCTTTGATCAAAAGCACTGGAATACCAATTCTCAAGTGAAAACTAGATAAATTGGGCGATAAAAGAAATACCATTCAACAAACCTATCCTATCCATATCTAGAATGCTTTTAATCATATCTGGCACTCATCAAAAGACCATATATAGTAAGGGTGTGCAAATAAAACCATAAACTGCAATGAACTGCATCCAAAAATAAAACCATTTAAACTAGCTCAAAAAGTAATCTGGTTTCATCACTTGCTACAATAGTTCAGATCAATTGCTCAAGAAACCAAGAAAGAAACGAAGAGATTAATTTCATGTTGGCTTTAAGAACACAACACCATTATGCAATTATGTGCGGCCTAATGGATTAATGTTCCTTTCACAGATGCATAAATGAAAAGCATCCCTTTTGAAGAGAGAAATAGGCAGTCAGTACTACACAGGAAAATAATGTTCGGCATCTCACCTTTTTAAAGTACAAAGGAGCCTCTTTGGCAATATCTTGGGGTAAAGGAATGCACTCAACCATACAATGCCGTCGTTGCTGTGCCAATCCCATCACAGTCTCAAGAAACACTACCTCCTTCTCTTGCTTAGCAAACATCATAATTAGGCACTTCTTGAAGTTTCGAATCTCTGTCCAGACATTATCGTCCACAGTTCTTGTAGCTGATTCATGCTGtcagataaaaggaaaagacaAAGTTACAATATAAAATTCCATAGAAACAAGGAATAACTAAGTTGCTTATGGCACAAACCAACTGGCTCAAAAATCTGTTGAGCACTTCCAATTCACATCACATTAATACAATTTAATGTTACTTCCAATGCATGCAATAATACTAATCTACCAAATTATCCCAATTTCAAGAAAGCAGCATCAAATACACTTCAATTCTCATTACTATGATCGATTTGAATATTCTCCAGGATCCAACATCATTTATCCAGGAATGGTTCTAGTCATAGAGGGAAAATCTTCAGCTGTCAAATCCCTTGTCAAACAGCATCTTTTTTCCATAAGAAAAAACATCAACTGAAGAACTTAATCACTCATATTGCAGGGATTGTGTTGAATAAACAACAAGCCCACACTGCTTTCAACCAGTTTCAACTCTGAAAGAAACACTGTCAGTAGCAGAAATTTAAGTCACCTGAATTGGTAAAATGCAGCAATGACCAGGCACCACAGGCTGCCACTTTGGCAACATAAGATATGTGAAATTTGCGATTGAAACAACAAGATGCATAGGCCGATTTGGATTTTCTAAACAAAATAGGCAGCGCTCTTGCTGAGTCAAGAATCGATTTGTCTTCTTTTGGATACTCTTGTGATCATCACCTCCTTGCTTCTTTCTACTCTTTCTGCTTGGACCATCCTCAAAGTCATATTCATCATCAGCCTGAGTAGAAGCCCTAAACTGCTTGTTATGCATGATCTTGCGAGCAAGATGCATATCAGCATCATCCTCTCCTTTCTTCTGCTCAGCAGATATTTTCTGCATAGCATACCTACAAAAAGCAAAATGGCACCCGATATAAACATaagaaataatgaaattttacaaGAATAAATAAAGCTGTAGAAACCAATGATAATAACACCACATCAAACATGCTTACCAActtacaaagaagaaaaaagaaatgtgagctaaaaaaaaataaacatttaagaAATTTCACCTTGTGCACAATGTCTTCACATcagaaatgaataaatcaaagtGCATAAAGGAAAAAGGagaacaaaaaaacaaatacaaagaaTTCCAAGACAGTAAAATACCTGCTAGAACTTCCCTCGGTTCTTGATCTAATTGAATGGTCTTGATTTCCTTGCTTTGtgttcataacttttgcttCTTGCTGCCcaccaaaacaacaacaaaaaccagACAATGAAATCACAATAATCAAGAAACTAGAAGGATATGTTTTTGTAAACAACAGATAAATTCAAGCTGTGTAATTAGTAAATAGGAAGGATTTTCAGGCTGTAATTACTAGATTTATTTCATATAATCAAGGGATTTTGACTTTACATTTTTCATTACAACCTAACAACACTGAGAGTCAACCTCTAAAGCATTTCAGAATCAATTTCAGTTTCATTTCCTAGCCAGTAGACTAGGCACATGAAATGGATGAGAAAAAACATAGCACGATGCACTAATTTAAATCGCAAAATTGATAAGGGGCAAACAAAGTCCAGAAAAGACACCACATTCTCTTATTTTATGCCTTACCATCAGTTTGTCAGCTTCTTCATGCTTTCCCTTCAAACGAAGTTGCATAACCTTAGCTGCCAACTGGTTTTCACTCATCTCATTCTTGACTACTGCACTACTTTCTTCAGGTCTATTAGCTTCCAACGAAACCTTTTCTAATTCACTACTATCCAAAACAGAGCCGTCAGAATTATTACTCATCTTGCtaccaaaatcatgcataaagCTTCCATCATTGGCAAACTTATTTAGGCTAGATACTGCAGCAGAGATGACCCCGGCACCCTCAGCTACCACTTGTTGGCTCTTTCGCTTTCCCCAAGACAAAGAATCTCGAACTTTAGGTGCTTTCATTTCATGGTGCCGAACAGAAACATCCTTTAAGTAGTCCTGCTAGTGTTTCATTAGCCAATTTCAGTAAAGTGTAACAGAATATATTCCAGAAAAATGTGATTAACAccataaaaattattagacaTAAAACCCGTTGAAGGAACAAGAAAGAAACATGAAACAGTTCTTTATCTGTTATCAAAGATACCCTTTTAGAATCCCTTCGACCATGCTTATCAGAATCTTGTGAATTTTCTTCAGTTATCCCtctttgtctattttttataGCACGCAGATGAGCACGAGCTGGGGCAGCTGCATGAGATGCAACAGCTGCAGTCAACTCACCAAGAGAACTCCACCTTTCTTCCACAACCTGAACATATCCATATAGTAAACAGCAAATTTATTACAGGATGACAGATAGGAACAAGGAATATCTGAAAAGCAAGCATAAAAACCTCATTGAATCTTCGTCCATCTCGAGCTGCTTGCTCTTGTGCACGCTTTAAGGCTTTAAGTCTCCAACTTGCTCCTCCATCCCCAACAAGGGAAGAAGATAGAAGTTGGTCGGCACCAACTTTAGCTCCACTTTCTTCCGGGTATCCACTTCCATTATCCTTCAAATATGGATTCAGTTCCTTAGGATTTGCCTTCTTtgactggaaaaaaaaaaaaaaaaaaaaaaagcaaacaatTTAGTCTTTTTATCACTTTACATTGGCTGAGATTTAAATATGAAGACAAGCTGCAAACTAAATGAAAACATTTAAGACAGAACACAAATGGACAGGCACTTCAACTATGTGAATGTCAACAGGAAAATTGAAACATTGTTCCCAATTCATCACTTTTATCTTAAACAAAATCCATATATGAATACTGTAATAAATacatgaatataaaataattctcCTGCAGAAGAAGGCCAACGGATCAAACCATTTTATCTTCAAAAGGCATTAGCTCACCATGTAACTatcttatacatttttttagtttagggTTTCTCTTTGCTTTGATTTCTTCTCTGGTTTTATTCCTAGTTATTTTATCCTCCTTCCCTTCTCATTTATCCTTTCATTTCTTGTAAGAAATAACAGAAAATGACACCAATAAATAGCAGTTGATAAAGAGAATATTCAaacaaaagcaacaaaaattaGTAAACACAAAACAATGTGTCCTCCTTTGAGgacagaaaaagaataaaaatacagaaCCCAACAGGAGAGCTACATATTTTAACAGCTCTAAGAGGGAAAGAAATTCAACAGAGATATACCTCCTCAACAGGAACCTCCTCTGACAGTTTTTCCTCTGATTCCGTAACTACAGGCTTCTTACTTTCAGACCTAAGCATCCAATCCAATCCCATTTCTTTTCTTGCAATTTCCATCTCACTTGTAGAATTTACCGTGCCACCTTCGATCTTGTTCCTCTTACTCCCATCTTTTCTATCTGACTTTTGGTGCTTACCTTTAAGACCCGAAAAACTATCACTACCATCAGAAGAATAAGAGTCTTCCTCATCCTCAGATGTATATTCTTTTTTACCACTCCTGGATCGTGATCTTCCTTTTGACCTTTCGCCAGAATCACGTGACGAACCATCATCCCTTTTCTTTTTCgctctcctcctcctcttcttttcATCTTTCTCACTCTCACTTTCAGTTGTGTAAATCAAAGAGTCTTCATCCGACGAATACCACTTCTTCTTTCTAGATCCTTTCTTTATCTTCTCAagcccatcatcatcatcatcagagCTGTCCCTAGAGCTCCTCCTTTTCCTCTTATTCTTTTCCCTCCTCCTATCtgattttttcctttctttcgaGACAGAATCCAAGTCCTCATCATGCACCTAGTAGCACACATGTAATTAGACACAAAAATGTGAATAACAACAGTAAAACACACTAAGATACAACTACGATAGCTATACTCACCTGGTCCCGGGAAATGAATTTCACCCCTGAAAGCATTTTCTAGATTCCTAGATTGTACCAATGCCTGCATAATAATAAGGCACGATAAACAACACACAGATAAgggtttttatttgaaataatattcAACACATTAAATGCAATAAGCAAGGGCATGACAATCGAAATAGCACAATTAAGCACGCAGATGTAGAGACAACAAAAAATGTAGAAATTAATAGCAAATGAACAAAGAAAAGCGtaatagaaaagaagaaagtaaGAAGAGTAGGGAAAGCGTAAAATCGAACGGAAACTTGCGTGGAAATTGAGAACAAGAATTTACCGACTAATCGCTTAAGATTGAAATTCGAAAAAGAACGAGTAACGAATGTGAAGAAACTTATCCTAACAAAACGAGAAAAGGTACCGCAGTGTTCTCAGGCAACGACGAGATGAGGAGAAGGCGGAAGCGAAGTGACCTGCGAATGCGATCATGCGTTTCGTTCAAACGCCGCCGTTTTGAGGATTTCATTCCTGGTCGTAGTCGAAGACTCGAAGCTATTAACTtggcttattttttattttttattttatcactgGCTAGTaattttaaggtttaattattattatggcGCTCtggtttattttgttgattaaatttcatcctttaaaagatttaatttccTACGATGTGGATTCAAATCTTCCTG
It includes:
- the LOC100805594 gene encoding CWF19-like protein 2 isoform X2; the encoded protein is MLSGVKFISRDQVHDEDLDSVSKERKKSDRRREKNKRKRRSSRDSSDDDDDGLEKIKKGSRKKKWYSSDEDSLIYTTESESEKDEKKRRRRAKKKRDDGSSRDSGERSKGRSRSRSGKKEYTSEDEEDSYSSDGSDSFSGLKGKHQKSDRKDGSKRNKIEGGTVNSTSEMEIARKEMGLDWMLRSESKKPVVTESEEKLSEEVPVEESKKANPKELNPYLKDNGSGYPEESGAKVGADQLLSSSLVGDGGASWRLKALKRAQEQAARDGRRFNEVVEERWSSLGELTAAVASHAAAPARAHLRAIKNRQRGITEENSQDSDKHGRRDSKRDYLKDVSVRHHEMKAPKVRDSLSWGKRKSQQVVAEGAGVISAAVSSLNKFANDGSFMHDFGSKMSNNSDGSVLDSSELEKVSLEANRPEESSAVVKNEMSENQLAAKVMQLRLKGKHEEADKLMQEAKVMNTKQGNQDHSIRSRTEGSSSRYAMQKISAEQKKGEDDADMHLARKIMHNKQFRASTQADDEYDFEDGPSRKSRKKQGGDDHKSIQKKTNRFLTQQERCLFCLENPNRPMHLVVSIANFTYLMLPKWQPVVPGHCCILPIQHESATRTVDDNVWTEIRNFKKCLIMMFAKQEKEVVFLETVMGLAQQRRHCMVECIPLPQDIAKEAPLYFKKAIDEAEDEWSQHNAKKLIDTSQKGLRNSIPKHFPYFHVEFGLNKGFVHVIDDEKQFNISLGLNVIRGMLHLAEEDMYRRRRYEAVEVQKQAVESFSKEWKHFDWTKQLHETS
- the LOC100805594 gene encoding CWF19-like protein 2 isoform X1 produces the protein MLSGVKFISRDQVHDEDLDSVSKERKKSDRRREKNKRKRRSSRDSSDDDDDGLEKIKKGSRKKKWYSSDEDSLIYTTESESEKDEKKRRRRAKKKRDDGSSRDSGERSKGRSRSRSGKKEYTSEDEEDSYSSDGSDSFSGLKGKHQKSDRKDGSKRNKIEGGTVNSTSEMEIARKEMGLDWMLRSESKKPVVTESEEKLSEEVPVEESKKANPKELNPYLKDNGSGYPEESGAKVGADQLLSSSLVGDGGASWRLKALKRAQEQAARDGRRFNEVVEERWSSLGELTAAVASHAAAPARAHLRAIKNRQRGITEENSQDSDKHGRRDSKRQDYLKDVSVRHHEMKAPKVRDSLSWGKRKSQQVVAEGAGVISAAVSSLNKFANDGSFMHDFGSKMSNNSDGSVLDSSELEKVSLEANRPEESSAVVKNEMSENQLAAKVMQLRLKGKHEEADKLMQEAKVMNTKQGNQDHSIRSRTEGSSSRYAMQKISAEQKKGEDDADMHLARKIMHNKQFRASTQADDEYDFEDGPSRKSRKKQGGDDHKSIQKKTNRFLTQQERCLFCLENPNRPMHLVVSIANFTYLMLPKWQPVVPGHCCILPIQHESATRTVDDNVWTEIRNFKKCLIMMFAKQEKEVVFLETVMGLAQQRRHCMVECIPLPQDIAKEAPLYFKKAIDEAEDEWSQHNAKKLIDTSQKGLRNSIPKHFPYFHVEFGLNKGFVHVIDDEKQFNISLGLNVIRGMLHLAEEDMYRRRRYEAVEVQKQAVESFSKEWKHFDWTKQLHETS